ATTCCGGCAACAAGCACGCGGCCGAGGACCATTACTACGCGGCGCTGGACCTGTTCGCGGAGGGCCGGCACGAGGAAGCAGTGGCCGAGTACCGCAAGTCACTGGAAATCGATCCTGCCTTTGCGGACGCGCTGCACGGGCTGGCCCGCGCCTATCAGGACCTGGAACGCTACGACGAGGCCATCGCGGTAGCGC
The nucleotide sequence above comes from Terriglobales bacterium. Encoded proteins:
- a CDS encoding tetratricopeptide repeat protein; amino-acid sequence: MSDSGNKHAAEDHYYAALDLFAEGRHEEAVAEYRKSLEIDPAFADALHGLARAYQDLERYDEAIAVA